The nucleotide sequence GTATAAAAACATCATGCTCTAGACCCTCCAATGGGCGAGACGCTGTGCTTCAATCAGGCACGCTATTGAAGCCGACATCAGCTCTTCAGCCGGTTCTGAAGTGCCTGCCGATCGACGATGAGGTTGCTGAGGTTGAGATCTACCTGGCGCCCTCCTGCAAGCCTTCGTGCCAGCTCCCTCGTACCGTCGACGACAAAGACGCCGCAATCGTAGCTGTTGCTCTGCTGAGCTATTGGGGCATGTTGCGGATTGGCCCCTACTGCTGCTGCGAGTCTTGCCGCTGGTCCGGCATTGCCGTACTGTTGAGCGGAGTCGTAGTGGTAGGCAACTGGCCTGTCGCGGTTGCGACGGTCGACCAGCAGCAACGACCAATGAGTGCCTCGCGCAGAGAGGCCCGAGATACTGGCATTGTTCACCGGCAGGAACAGGAAGTCGGCTGTGTCGTTTTCATTCCGATCGGACACGATTATATGGAACGCCCTTAGGGCATCGGCACCTGTGCTATGGGCCAGCTGAAAGGCCATTAGGGGATCCACGAACCGGGTCCGAGCGGCGAGATCTGGATTGCTTTGCTGCAACTCCTCCGACAGAAGCTCGTAGTCTCGTTGGATGTGCTCGTCACCCAGCCACTGCATGGAGCCCAGCACACGTCCGCTGCGGTCGCCGGAAGAAGCAGCGGTACCCGATGTGCCGGCCTGGGCATCCCAGGCGGCGAGGTGACGGGGATGATGGACGAATTGGGAGTCACGGCGACCTCGCGGTCCCATTGTGACGGAATAGGTCTCTCCGTTGATGGCCACCGGCTGGGGAGCCATTCGCGAACTCGGCAACAGCATTTTGTTGTCCAGCACATCGATCAGATAATCCGGCACCGGTTGTGAGCCATGCCGCCAATCCTCACCGACGAGATGTCCGATGTCTTCGAGCTCCTGCAGAACGCCTGAGGAGCCGATGAAGAACGGCGGAGCGCCGGCTGGGCTGAGCGCCGGCCTTGACTGGGCGTCGTCACCCATGTCCTGCGGTATAGACGGCAGATCCGTGAACGAAGAAAGACCTTGGTAAATCTCTGAGGAGCGGGCGGGCGCGCCCTCCGGCAAGGCATTGAAGTAGGACGACTGGGCGTCGTCGCGCAAGGCCTGCGGTGTGTACGGCAGGTCCGTGAACGAAGAAAGACCTTGGTAAATCTCTGAGGACGGAACTGGCGCATCTTCCGGAAAAACACTGAAATAGGCCGACCGGGCGTCGTCACGCACG is from Bradyrhizobium sp. ORS 285 and encodes:
- a CDS encoding Ulp1 family isopeptidase, yielding MQTSADSSSTSTWLQDLQLPAFFDFPTPEGAPAHSSEIYQGLSSFADLPSTPQAVRDDAQSAYFNVFPEDAPVPSSEIYQGLSSFADLPSTPQAVRDDARSAYFSVFPEDAPVPSSEIYQGLSSFTDLPYTPQALRDDAQSSYFNALPEGAPARSSEIYQGLSSFTDLPSIPQDMGDDAQSRPALSPAGAPPFFIGSSGVLQELEDIGHLVGEDWRHGSQPVPDYLIDVLDNKMLLPSSRMAPQPVAINGETYSVTMGPRGRRDSQFVHHPRHLAAWDAQAGTSGTAASSGDRSGRVLGSMQWLGDEHIQRDYELLSEELQQSNPDLAARTRFVDPLMAFQLAHSTGADALRAFHIIVSDRNENDTADFLFLPVNNASISGLSARGTHWSLLLVDRRNRDRPVAYHYDSAQQYGNAGPAARLAAAVGANPQHAPIAQQSNSYDCGVFVVDGTRELARRLAGGRQVDLNLSNLIVDRQALQNRLKS